From one Solanum lycopersicum chromosome 12, SLM_r2.1 genomic stretch:
- the LOC104645062 gene encoding uncharacterized protein — MYETQNIQLTEVSSVDPQTDHNHPLHLQASDVPEVALLPMKLTGPENYGLWSRSMRITLLVKSKLEFVDDTCVKNSDKVVMLSKWERCDAVVLSRISATVAPELMTSILYASSSKGIWQDFKERFNKSNLRRIFYLWKEISVLTQGTDSVTSYYLKM; from the coding sequence ATGTATGAAACACAGAATATACAACTCACAGAGGTTTCCTCAGTAGATCCACAAACAGATCACAATCATCCGTTGCATCTACAAGCTTCAGATGTTCCTGAAGTGGCTTTATTACCGATGAAGCTCACAGGCCCTGAGAATTATGGTTTGTGGAGCAGGTCGATGCGTATCACACTGTTAGTAAAAAGCAAACTTGAATTTGTGGATGACACATGCGTAAAAAATTCAGACAAAGTAGTTATGTTAAGCAAATGGGAAAGATGTGATGCTGTAGTTTTATCACGGATTAGTGCAACTGTGGCACCAGAACTGATGACTAGTATCCTCTATGCTTCGAGTTCAAAGGGGATTTGGCAAGATTTCAAGGAGAGGTTTAATAAGTCGAATTTAAGAAGGATTTTTTACCTATGGAAAGAGATAAGTGTATTAACACAAGGCACTGACTCTGTAACAAGCTATTATTTGAAGATGTGA